The DNA region GCCCAGGATTTTCGCTGGGGTCTGCTGCATCCATGTCATTAGATGGTTAATGTTCTCCTCATCCTCACAAGCCCAAGGGTTATCTCCGAGCGTTAGGAGCTGTAGTCCCACCAGCTGACTGAAGACACCGTCACTCAACGAGGTGAATCGATTTGCATGCAGGTAGAACCTAGAGAGCCTCTGCAGCCGATCCAGCGAGCCAGGTAAGATCTGCAGCAAGTAGTTGTGAGAGAGGTCCACGATCTCTACGTTATGGGGGATGTTCGTTGGGACAGTCCAGAATTTGTTGTGACTGAGATTGAGAGCTCGCAGACTAGGCAGCGTGTTGTTGATCAAAACCACTCGTTCTAGTTGGTTCTTTGACAAGTCTAGAGACTGGAGATTCCAATGATAGGCAGTGTCATTCTTTTCCAACTGACGGATGTAGTTTCCAGAAGCATGTATGTCCCAAAGAGCTCGTGGCAGGCCAACCGGAAAGTGCTGGAGGTGGTTGTAGGAGATGTCCAGAGTTCTTAAGTGGTCAAAATGGCTGAGGAGTCCATCAAGGTCTTGGAGCCTGTTATGAGACAGGTTAAGGAAATGAATGTTGTGCTGGAGGCTGTCAGGAAGGAGACTCAAGCCACGGGCAGAGCAGTCCACGACTCTGTGGCCCCTGCTACAGGTGCACATGGGTGGGCAAATGGCCAGCACACGCACCCCAAGTAGCAGAAGCAGCAGCAGCAGGTTAGCTGGCATGGAGGCAGGTGTGATGTTGACTGTTCTGAAAgaacaaagacaaacttgtcACTAACCTTTTTCTTTAAATTCAAGACCTGAACGCTTTATTATAATATCATAATACCCTGACCCCCAACTGTGTCGCCCTAACCCAGCTGTGTCCAATCCTGCTCAGAGGGCTGATGTCTCTCCAAAGTTttgctccaaccctaatcaaatacacctgatccagctaatcaagaTCTTCTCAGGAAGATTACAAACTTTCAGGCAGGTGGGTTGAGCGAGtataatgaacattaaacatacaTACTTAACAATGTTTACACATTACTTAGAAGTGAATGTAGATGGGAAATCCCACTTCCTACATGCATCCTCCCATCAGGTTGTTCAATTATTCAAGTGAGAATGCAAAAATATTCAGATATATGTCGAGTAGTGTAAAACATTTGCCAAGATATCAGATTTTTGGTTGTACCAAGTTGTTCCCACTAAGAGAAAATCAGATTGGAGGTTGTGTTACGCATCAGCATGGTAAAGACATCATAACACACATTATCCATCACCAGCATAATGGACTCTTATGATGTTCAGGTCTCTACTCTCAGGTTTGTGCTTGAGATTTTGCCAGGAGCTACACAGTCCTGCTGCAGCATTAAGAAGTTGGCATTTAGCCTTAAAGCAATGCTGTGTCCTGCATAATCCAACACACTGTTTGTCGGTAGTCTCTggatatatatacacattataGGGAGACGGCATGGTACGTTTATGTGTTTCGGTGTGCGCGTCTACATGCCACAGTCTGTTCTGGAAAGTTCTTGCATTCTGGCTACGGTCAATCTTACTCTAACATAAAGTGTTGAGTATTTGCCAAAGAAATGCAAGACTTATAACGCATTCGATTCTAGAAATCTCGATGGGGCAACAGTATAGCGTGAGCTTTGATTGAGATACCCATGTTTTGCAAAACTAAAATGCCCTACTGCAGCATCACTGTGCATTTTGTGAATAAGCATGCTTACTGCATGGCTGTGTCAGCACCCAGAAACCTAGTTGCCATGAGTTTAATGGTTTGAATGCTTGCCTTTCATGCCATATATCACTTACCTGATCCTTTCCATCACTTTGAGGACATTTCTCTGTTCGTTACAACCTCTCTTCTTCTGTTAGACCTGCTTTTCTAAATCAGCAAAAGGCGGTTTTGATTGTTTAataattttgtcatttaaatgcaTGTATAAATCCACTGGTTTGACAGTAAGGTCCACGTTCGCTCTTTGCTGTTTCCCTCTCCTGTATATTCTTGTACTTACTCTCGCTCTTTTTTCCTTCCCACCCCCTCTCATTGGCAGCAGTAAGTTACTGTGGTATATTTCCACTTTCTAGCCACTTCCTTCCCTTGCTTTTCTTGAAGGCATGGCTGTGCAGTGTGTTGGCACGTCTAGATAGCCTCCGCTGCTGCCGTTGGCTGCCTGCTTACAGCATCAGCTTGAGAGAAAGTGGAGGGGTCCAAGATGGGCTGGGGGGTTGAATGCAGCATAGGCTCAGTCCATACTGCTGCTGATGAGGGGGAGATGCTGactttagtgttttatattcTGGTTCTGCACACGCAACCAAATCATCTCCTTCAATCTCTCTGGCTGTCTCTCCCCCTTTTTCTCTCCCCCTCTCCCACCccctttatctctctctctctctctctctcgctctctctctcccgcAGTTTTGTTGCCTTGTAGTCATGGTCCATGCATTTATTACAGCCCCTTTATTTACAACCCAGTGCTTTGATAAGTAGTTTTGTGGTTAATTATTATTGCTGTGTATGACGCAGCTATGCTGCGAAAGGTAGAAGAAGAGGTCACATGGCTTTATGTCAGTTTCTGGTCCACTCTTTAAGACAATTGTGTTTGTCTTGAGGGCTATGGTTTGAAATTGGTTTCATTGCTaaccattttaaatatttgtccTTGTGTAATTATCAGATGTCATCATGTTTACCCACAGTGTGTCCTGCTGAGTGACGTAATAGATGTGAAATGTTCATTAATTGAGGTGCAATGCTGAGAAAACTACATACATGTGGTAACAAAGATATTCATAAcctaaattgtatagttttttttaaagattactAATTCACTATTTTTATTAGTAATCTAACCTCAAGCAAAAAAAGTGTGTGGATTACTTTTAAAAGGACAGTATGTAGGTTTTTGACTTTAATACATCAAAATACTATTATAATATGAAAAAAAGGGGAATCCAAGGCACTCTTCATATATCAAAAggtaaaaagcctttatttaaatatggcTATAACATTAAAACATATAACAGGGCAGTAACCCACGGGTAGCGGCACAGATAGCCTTCCTCATGGTATTTACTATTAtaatatatttgaagagtttggtccgaaaacgtgataaacgccatttaaaaaaagcaaaaatgccggctgttgcttgctCTCACACGACAGCGTCAAGCATCTGTCATGCTAAAACATTGATCCCAGGGGagcttatgaaaaactttccatttaTTTTACGTAAAGTCAATAAAAAATCAAGCaggacaaaaacattttacagctgatcgctgtcaaaaaagtccAGCGACGacatcccaaggatgacagcagcattgacagtgttcttaatatgacaaagtaagggTTCTGATTAATGCCTTTTTTATCTGTGTGTACCACTAGTCAGCTAAATGAACATAACATGGTAaatatgaatgcacatttatatattgatttaatagatttatagcattttgaaaaaaaaaacttttgcagtaaaattatcagtttttaataatacatctttgaaaatcaaattatgaaattagaatttttttaggttattataacctaaaaatgctgtgtgaaagtttgtaacagaaaatattgGTTTGCATCTTGTCACTTTTGTGGTATAGACCACTTTCTTCTTTGCGAACAGAGATGactttttgtgggcggagccaaactggttgcagaaagtgacagcAACGCAGTAGCTGtgagaagtgttttagcattaaaccgtgattttcaTGGATCCGgggttctgtcgaagtctgattcccctatgtttccctttagtgcaatgtttcttatagcgttttaatcacattacgtttattttttagataaataacaagtttaaatggcttggctactgatatgcatgtatgtaatatatttgtattgttcttttttcctaaatcaattatttttacagtctgaatcgctaaagtacatataaaagcaatactatcatgttttatatataataacggtttttaaatatttcataattttccctTTTTCTATTATGTCTTCCTCATACTTATAGCTTATGTGTTTATTcttaaactattataaaagttttatgtttacacataaattaaaaaggcctgtttatattttaataacacttcacattgtgtgtgtgctatatttattaaaggaatagtccattttcttaaaagaaaaatccagataatttactcaccaccatgtcatccaaaatgttgatgtctttctttgttcagtcgagaagaaattatgttttttgaggaaaacatttcaggatttttctcatttttttaatggactttaatagagcccaacatttaatacttaactcaacacttaacagtttatttttaacggagtttcaaaggactataaacgatcccaaacgaggcataagagtcttatctagcgaaacgattgtcatttttgacaaaaaaaaataacaaatatgcacttttaaaccacaacttcttgtctaggtCCGGTGCTGTGATACGCCAgtgtgacctaacgtaaatgcgtagtgacgtagggaggtcacgtgttacatatataaaacgcacatttgcggaccattttaaacaataaactgacacaaagacattaattagtatcagttgacatacaacaacgtcgcaactgtcctctttctcaacacttgtaaacactgggacggagtttcgcgttcgttcTCTGTGACCTCTGTGTGTGGTCACGCTGGCGCGTCACGACCGGACCTAGACattaagttgtgttttaaaagtgcatattttttatttttcttgtcaaaaatgacaatcgtttcgctagataagacccttatgcctcgttttggatcgtttagagtcctttgaaactccgttgaaaaaaactgttaagtgttgagttaagtattaggTGTTGGGCTcttttaaagtccattaaaatgagaaaaatcctgcaatgttttccaaaaaaaacataatttcttcttgactaaacaaaaaagacataaatattttggatgacatggtggtgagtaaattatctggattaaatggaatattcctttaagtatgtaaaccagtataattttagaacaaacagaaaGAACATATAAGCAAATATATAcagaaattaaaagaaataatagaaaacgaaaaaattatgaaattaaaaaaaaatggtgatattattgctttttcagtataagaaacatttattctgaataaattataaatgtaacgtgataaaaacgctataagaaacacatggagggaacagacttcgacagaacaccggacatcttctctacttaatttctattctaattattaaaagatttccagatgatttcatcTCTCtagtctgtccgtttaagggcttattgcaaacataaacacctacatttatcttcaaatggtgtctttgacaatggtattctataaaaatgaaagccatcttttttggtattcctattctgacacttaacagcacaacaggacattttcttGTGAGTTATATTGCTAgtttcactcgtgtctcattcatttccactgtttttctgcaaccacattgcgtgcgcagcttgcagtgacgtaactgtggcGTCTACTCCAAATTGGtctatagaaaacacatttttacccaaattagtcaaaatggatttattgcgttttggaaccaaactcttcctTTGTTTATATTTAGTAAAACATGCTAAGTTTCTCTGGACAAACAAAGCTATAGCCAGTTATTCTCTTTTTGAATGTACGTgtctatttttgttttggttAGTGTGATCCCGCTCACTGTCAATTTACCCAATAGTGTATTTTGACAGCTCGGTTTCCAGTTATAACAGTCACTTAAATGAGTCTGCAATGACCCGTTAATGCAACCTACAAAAATAACTGCAGTTATAAAAATCCACACTTAGATTATTAGGATGTGTTTTGCTCTGTTCGTCTTTTTTTTTCCCCTGGTGTTTTGAATGAGCTTTTGCAGCTTCTGGGAGCACCAATAGGGTGTGAATTTTTACCAGTGCATTAAAGCAGCCTGGCAACACCAATCGAATGTGTGACACCTGCATAGCAACACAGTGATGCTTTTGTAAGAGTTACTGAGGCAGGAAACCTGCAGCAGTGAATGATAGGCTACTGAAAATATTTGGATGAACCTAGTTTGAAAGTGCAAGGAACTGTTTAGTTACCATGTAACTATGGTACTAACAATTGCTGTTCTTCATTATAAGCAAAATGCCTGTGCATAACAAACAATTTTTTGCTTGCTGTGACAGTTGGTTAGGATTTGATAGATCCTTATGTCCTTTGTTTGTGGCGTGTGAAATAAATACTGACTTTTACCAGGTTGTTTTTTACTTTATGGCGTACCACAAGGGAGTATTTAAAGTTATGACTGGTACTAATCTCCATCACTTTAATATAAACCAAAGGCAGATAATAAGTCTTGTGGTTTGTGTCCCAATATAACTCTGTGACATTTCCTCTCTCACTTCTGCTGTTGGTTTGCACAGACCCGACATTTATTCATGTGCAGTAAGCATCTGTACTAGCTTCCTACTTAGCGCAGTGTCAATCAAAGAACAGTTTGTGAATCTTTGCATTTGCAGTAAACTGCTCGTGTTAGTTAGTGgagtataaaaatgttttagtagTCAGTTTGTAATATGGTATGTTTCAAAGCAACATAGTGTGGCCATCTTGATGTTTTAGATAGATTACGACTTCCTGCACGGCACTTTAGTAAAATGTGCAAACCCACAAATGctactttattttacagccgAAGAAATGAGAACACACAGGCTTGAGTAGTTGCAGTGTTTTTTATGCTTTGAATCAGATTTAGTGATATTGATTCTGATGTTGATAATAGCTCCTCATAGCTTGCAGCTTAGCAATGTGAAATAGTAATGAAATACTGTTAGCTATGCATACTGTGTTTACATGTTAATTCTTACACACACAGCTCTATTAACACACAAGATTTGGAAAACAAAAGTGCATTTTTACTACAAAGAGACATTTTTCAGCTTTCCTAAAAAATTTAAGGATTAAACTGTTGCAATATTTGACTTATAAAATACTCAGACTGTataaaattccttgttgcatttgcatttttaatcacttttttaattattactatttaatcaacttgaaattacaattcatttaaactttcttgactaccaaggagttgctataaattattaaaaaagttgaattagcatgttatttcaactttattttttatttatttcgaGCAGCCTCTCGCTAGTcaataaagtttaaattaaattaatttcaagttgattaaacatAACAATTTAAGTGCGACAAGGACATGTTGAAGTGCGtctgagaaaaaaaattctgaatgGCATAAGGCCAAggttaagcagatttgaagtgcAAGTATTTGATAAACGTTTAATACGTGCTGAGAGCTATAGATTGATATCATTCTCATCTTTCACAGCGTTGGTTTTTGCATCTAACCTCATATGTTGTTTCCAAGAACATATGTGTTTGCTTAGTTGtcattattaatataaatatgagTCTGATGATTTTCTCCATTTGAGTGGTTTGTAAGCAGTGAAGATTGTCTGTTAGATTGAGATTATGGCAGTGGTGGAGCAGGAGGAACATTCCCAACATTTGATATTTGCGTAAGAGCTATGTCTTCTGAAAGCGAATCAAGATCTATAGACACTAAAGGGTGCAGTGGTTTAACCACAGGGTCCTGAGGTGAAGATTTAGGGAGATCATCATTCAGTTCGC from Paramisgurnus dabryanus chromosome 8, PD_genome_1.1, whole genome shotgun sequence includes:
- the LOC135770439 gene encoding oligodendrocyte-myelin glycoprotein; its protein translation is MERIRTVNITPASMPANLLLLLLLLGVRVLAICPPMCTCSRGHRVVDCSARGLSLLPDSLQHNIHFLNLSHNRLQDLDGLLSHFDHLRTLDISYNHLQHFPVGLPRALWDIHASGNYIRQLEKNDTAYHWNLQSLDLSKNQLERVVLINNTLPSLRALNLSHNKFWTVPTNIPHNVEIVDLSHNYLLQILPGSLDRLQRLSRFYLHANRFTSLSDGVFSQLVGLQLLTLGDNPWACEDEENINHLMTWMQQTPAKILGCPCYTRPTCGEVYLVTRRTWLSAYTEPPLGADARNPGHREPLQVVTSEYLPKSSLLNLPHNPNAVNASGAGEQVLSMGGGFLTSTPHSLSTKTSTTIRTRSTKKILPGRAGSTSHQIQRCNIETAILNLLCTAVILSVL